Proteins from a single region of uncultured Fretibacterium sp.:
- a CDS encoding ABC transporter ATP-binding protein, whose translation MSDTVPLGSAPLLAVDGFSVRLRLPYGELHACENVSFELRAGESLGVVGESGSGKSVTMLSMMGLIRGRKEGTLSFKGARMEDLSPLRGRDVSMVFQNPLNSLNPSLRIGKQLTEVLTEHLDLGRREAEKRVLSMMERLAVPEPERLMRRYPFEYSGGMRQRVMIAMAMLCEPDLLIADEPTTALDVTNQAQILHLFRELQERFGTSLIFISHDLSVVSQIAHRVMVMYAGAVMEIGPSETLFRTPLHPYTRGLIDSLPRLLPGERKKPLASIPGTIPSLIDPPKGCRFSPRCPQVQERCALQAPEAVRHADRTVCCWLYAEGGRPR comes from the coding sequence ATGTCCGATACCGTGCCCTTGGGCTCGGCGCCCCTTCTGGCGGTCGATGGCTTTTCCGTCCGGCTCCGATTGCCTTATGGGGAGCTCCATGCCTGCGAGAACGTGTCCTTTGAACTCCGGGCCGGAGAATCGCTGGGGGTCGTTGGGGAGAGCGGCAGCGGCAAAAGCGTGACGATGCTTTCGATGATGGGGCTTATACGGGGGCGGAAGGAGGGGACCCTCAGCTTTAAAGGGGCCCGCATGGAGGACCTTTCCCCTCTGCGGGGCAGGGACGTGTCCATGGTTTTTCAGAATCCACTGAACTCCCTCAACCCCTCCTTGAGAATCGGGAAGCAGTTGACCGAGGTGCTTACGGAACATCTCGATTTGGGGCGGCGCGAGGCCGAAAAGCGTGTTCTGTCCATGATGGAGCGTCTGGCTGTCCCCGAGCCCGAGAGGCTGATGAGGCGCTATCCGTTCGAGTACAGCGGCGGAATGCGCCAGAGGGTCATGATCGCCATGGCCATGCTGTGCGAGCCGGACCTTCTGATTGCCGACGAGCCGACGACAGCTCTGGATGTGACTAACCAGGCCCAGATCCTGCATCTGTTCCGGGAGCTCCAGGAGCGTTTCGGTACTTCCCTGATCTTTATCTCGCACGACTTGAGCGTCGTCTCTCAGATCGCGCACCGCGTGATGGTGATGTATGCCGGGGCCGTGATGGAGATCGGGCCGAGCGAGACCCTGTTCCGTACCCCTCTGCATCCCTATACCAGGGGCCTGATCGACTCCCTGCCTCGTCTTCTGCCCGGAGAGCGCAAGAAACCCCTGGCCTCCATACCCGGGACGATTCCCAGTTTGATCGACCCCCCCAAGGGGTGCCGTTTCTCCCCGCGGTGCCCTCAAGTGCAGGAGAGGTGTGCGTTACAGGCGCCGGAGGCCGTGCGCCATGCGGATAGAACCGTTTGTTGCTGGCTTTATGCAGAGGGAGGAAGGCCGCGATGA